From the genome of Bacteroidia bacterium:
GATTCTGATACGATGATGATAGTTTGTTGGCTATAATATACTGATTGTTAAAGGCTAATATGTCTAAATGATTGATTTCCTCAACCGGTTTATCGCCCATATAACGGAAAAAGGTGAGTAAAGCGTCCGAATAAGTCTTAATCGAATTTTTACTATATCGTTTGCTGCCCATCCATTTCTTAAATTGTTCAATTTTAATAATATGACTGCTCCTTAGAGTGTCCCCCTCCGGCCTATATCCCATTAATTTTATCAACTGCTCTAACTTAGCAGTACTATCCGGTATCAACCAAGACTGAAATGTTTCGCTCCAACAACTACCTTCAATTTTTTTAATTGCTTTGATCTTGAGTTGGTCTTTCTCAAAGTCGATCTTCAGTTTGTCGCATTCCCTATGCCTAACCTTCGTTACCGTAAGAGAAAGCAATTGAATGGCCCGCAATAACTCTTCCTTAGTCATTCTGGTGTATTTTGATTGAAATAAAATATTGTTCCCTGTCTTCTAATATTTGAAAACAGGTTGAGAATTGGAATCGTTTGACTTGGCGGTAAACTATAATAAGTTCCCTTTGAATAAAGCATTTTCGATTCCCTTTAATATAACCAAGCCCCATTATTAAACCGAAAACAAAAGTTCCCCTTTCCCGATCCTGATAAAGGTATAAATAGAGTAGGGGAAACAAGGGGCTACTCGCTAAAATAGCCCCTTGCCGGAAATTTAAAAAGGTAAATCACCACCCTGTTTGGATTCTGTCGCAACAGGGAAAGTTTTAGATGATCCTTTGCTGTTCTCCATTTTGTCCAAGAAAATGATGTCATCAGCAAGAATTTCAGTTTGGTAATGTTTTTTACCTTCTTTGTCTTCCCAGTTTCTCGACTTAATCCGTCCCTCAATGTGAACCTGCATTCCCTTCTTGAGGTACTTTTCACTTAATTCAGCCAAGTTCCTCCAGGCAACAATATTATGCCATTCCGTTTGGTCCTGCCTGTTGCCACTTTTATCCTTGTAATATTCGGTGGTGGCAATAGAAAAGTGAGCAACGGTAGCCCC
Proteins encoded in this window:
- the ssb gene encoding single-stranded DNA-binding protein, producing MGSLNKVLLIGNLGKDPEIRNLENGATVAHFSIATTEYYKDKSGNRQDQTEWHNIVAWRNLAELSEKYLKKGMQVHIEGRIKSRNWEDKEGKKHYQTEILADDIIFLDKMENSKGSSKTFPVATESKQGGDLPF